A segment of the Bartonella henselae str. Houston-1 genome:
CAAAAGTAATAAATCCGGTTTTGACAAAAGTAATTTACAAAGTGCAACACGCCGCCTCTCACCTCCTGAAAGCTTTGTCACATCCCCATTTGCTGGTGGACAACCAAGAGCAGCCATAGCCATTTCTACTTGACTTTCTAAATCCCAAAGATTTTGACCGTCGATGATATCTTGCAGCCTGGCACTTTCATCAGCCGTTTCTTCACTGTAATTCATCATTAATTCATTATAACGCTCGACAATTGCCTGCTTATCGGCCACACCTTCCATCACATTATCACGCACATCTTTACTTGCATCAAGAAATGGCTCTTGCGGAAGGTAGCCACAACGCACCCCTTCAGAAAGCCATGCTTCTCCGGTATACTCCTTATCTATCCCAGCCATAATACGTAAAATGGTTGATTTACCTGCACCATTCGGTCCCAAAATACCGATTTTTGCATCTGGATAAAAAGAGAGATGAATATTTTCCAAAATTTTCTTATTGCCGTAAGTCTTACTAAGCCCAGCCATATGATAGATAAATTGACGTGCCATAAATTTCTCTTTAATATTGCGTGTTGAGAGGTTAGGATTTTGAAAAAATTGCTTTTCTTAAACTCTGCAAAAGATAAAGCTTGCGTTGCATTAAAAGCTTTCTACTTTATATTGATATATTTTTTCTAATCTCACAAGCCCTCCTAAGGTTTTAAATGCAAAAAAACAGCCCTTATAAAAGCAAAAAACAGCTCTTTTTAGCTGTACCCGAAACCTGTTATCAAACATCACCTCTCTTTTCCATAGCGAATACAACAGTGTGTTTTTATCGTATTAAGCCAACCTATCAATGCAATAGGATACTACAGAGAAAACCTATTCTCTATGCCCCCTCTTTTTTCGCTTTATGGGCTTTACATTTCGCAGTAAAAAATCCTACTCTTTTTTCATCAATTTTATGTCACGGAAGACAATGGACTTCACCCTTTGCTTTGATGTGGCTCAAATTACGTTTACAAAATGAACGCCGTTTTCTAGGATCTGACGTCCCAAGCCTGATAATCATGAAAGCTCTCCACCAATATGTAGCGATGAGTGAATACAGTGCTCTGCCCATTGGTAGGTGGTTGCAATTGGTAAAAAACTATAAAAAGAATTGTAAAAACTTATCTACTCCCTTTTTTTATCTTGATAATTATAATACCAACATCCACCAAATTATCTCAAAACTTCAAGACGAAATATAGTCTTTGTAAAGGGTATCACAAAAGTAAACCTCCTACAGGAATGTGTTTATGGAAAAAAAAGCTTTAATTGTTATTGATATTCAAAATGACTTTTTACCAGGTGGAGCATTGGCAGTACCACAAAGTGATATCATTTTACCGGCTGTCAATAATCTCATAGAGCATTTTGATCATGTTATTTTAACCCAAGACTGGCACCCTAAAAACCATTGCAGCTTCGCCTCTTCCTACCCTGATAAAAAGCCTTATGATAGCGTTAATCTTGACTATGGTCCGCAAATACTGTGGCCAGATCATTGCGTACAAGGAACAAAAGGAGCAGACTTTCATACCTCTCTTAAAGTTGATAAAGCACAACTCATCCTCAGAAAAGGCTATAATCAAAAAATTGATAGTTATTCCGCCTTTTTTGAAAATGATCAAAAAACACCAACAGGCTTACAAGTTTAT
Coding sequences within it:
- the pncA gene encoding bifunctional nicotinamidase/pyrazinamidase — encoded protein: MEKKALIVIDIQNDFLPGGALAVPQSDIILPAVNNLIEHFDHVILTQDWHPKNHCSFASSYPDKKPYDSVNLDYGPQILWPDHCVQGTKGADFHTSLKVDKAQLILRKGYNQKIDSYSAFFENDQKTPTGLQVYLKEHGFTKLAMCGLATDFCVSFSALHAIQCGFKVSVSLNACAGIDVNGSLNTMLKTMNEAGIELLMAS